A window from Plectropomus leopardus isolate mb chromosome 21, YSFRI_Pleo_2.0, whole genome shotgun sequence encodes these proteins:
- the LOC121960631 gene encoding elongin-C: MDGEERTYGGCEGPDAMYVKLISSDGHEFIVKREHALTSGTIKAMLSGPGQFAENETNEVNFREIPSHVLSKVCMYFTYKVRYTNSSTEIPEFPIAPEIALELLMAANFLDC, from the exons ATGG ACGGTGAAGAGAGAACCTACGGCGGCTGTGAAGGCCCAGATGCCATGTATGTGAAGTTGATCTCCTCAGATGGCCATGAATTCATCGTGAAAAGAGAACACGCCTTGACATCTGGGACTATCAAAGCCATGTTAAGTGGACCAG GTCAGTTTGCTGAGAATGAAACCAATGAGGTGAACTTCAGGGAGATCCCATCTCATGTCCTTTCCAAGGTCTGCATGTACTTCACCTACAAGGTCCGTTACACCAACAGCTCCACAGAAATACCTGAATTCCCCATCGCCCCGGAGATCGCGCTGGAACTGCTCATGGCTGCCAACTTTTTGGATTGCTAA